In Pomacea canaliculata isolate SZHN2017 linkage group LG12, ASM307304v1, whole genome shotgun sequence, a single genomic region encodes these proteins:
- the LOC112553486 gene encoding ubiquitin-conjugating enzyme E2 25-like isoform X3 encodes MLLVVIMDFMSRKNEAEQWLCETRSKFLLTSVDEKENMMHFSDPNTAVTFNVICPSVGVSWSVCSENEKVLHQLQDVMEYLEARKDLTMRNVLQLINDCLEKATSKKIFNKVSAEVKTESGEGESAGAGKNWSEDDEDDENIDMDYYGDDPDAAAESDSSTKEQEEEDDTTTLFSCSKASQMAVQRLTRDLRNILQQGDRYGFTAGPKGNNLFKWPAIVLEMQFPEDYPYSPPFLRVITPRFRFLTGHITVGGSICMEMLTKSGWRPTNDIESILVQVRCEILSDPNASLDMTQANRPYTERDAREAFDRMVVRYGWNK; translated from the exons ATGCTTTTAGTCGTCATCATGGACTTCATGTCAAGAAAAAACGAAGCTGAACAGTGGCTGTGCGAAACTAGAAGCAAATTTTTGCTTACAAGTgtggatgaaaaagaaaatatgatgcACTTCAGTGATCCTAACACAGCTGTCACCTTTAATGTTATCTGCCCGTCAGTCGGAGTTTCATGg AGTGTATGtagtgaaaatgaaaaagttcTTCATCAACTGCAAGATGTTATGGAATATCTGGAGGCAAGAAAGGATTTGACTATGAGGAATGTTCTCCAGCTGATCAATGACTGCTTGGAAAAA GCCACTTCCAAAAAGATCTTCAACAAAGTTTCTGCAGAGGTCAAAACTGAATCAGGAGAAGGTGAAAGTGCAGGAGCAGGGAAAAACTGGTCagaggatgatgaagatgatgagaaCATCGACATGGACTATTATGGTGATGATCCTGATGCTGCTGCAGAATCAGATTCCAGTACCAAGGAGCAAGAAGAAGA AGATGATACCACCACACTCTTCAGCTGCTCAAAGGCTAGTCAAATGGCTGTGCAGCGCTTGACAAGAG aCCTTCGAAATATTCTTCAGCAAGGTGACAGGTATGGTTTTACAGCTGGACCAAAGGGAAACAATCTATTTAAATGG CCTGCAATTGTTCTGGAAATGCAGTTTCCTGAGGACTATCCATACAGCCCGCCATTCCTAAGAGTGATTACTCCTCGCTTTAGGTTTCTGACAG GTCACATTACTGTAGGTGGAAGCATCTGCATGGAAATGCTAACCAAGTCAGGATGGAGGCCTACTAATGATATTGAG AGCATCTTGGTCCAGGTGCGATGTGAAATACTTAGTGATCCAAATGCAAGCCTGGATATGACCCAAGCAAACAGACCATACACAGAGAGGGATGCGCGAGAAGCTTTTGATCGTATGGTGGTGCGGTATGGATGGAACAAATAG
- the LOC112553486 gene encoding ubiquitin-conjugating enzyme E2 Q1-like isoform X2, translated as MDFMSRKNEAEQWLCETRSKFLLTSVDEKENMMHFSDPNTAVTFNVICPSVGVSWSVCSENEKVLHQLQDVMEYLEARKDLTMRNVLQLINDCLEKATSKKIFNKVSAEVKTESGEGESAGAGKNWSEDDEDDENIDMDYYGDDPDAAAESDSSTKEQEEEDDTTTLFSCSKASQMAVQRLTRDLRNILQQGDRYGFTAGPKGNNLFKWHVELHGIPEDTKLGRDLTVYAARYKTNPAIVLEMQFPEDYPYSPPFLRVITPRFRFLTGHITVGGSICMEMLTKSGWRPTNDIESILVQVRCEILSDPNASLDMTQANRPYTERDAREAFDRMVVRYGWNK; from the exons ATGGACTTCATGTCAAGAAAAAACGAAGCTGAACAGTGGCTGTGCGAAACTAGAAGCAAATTTTTGCTTACAAGTgtggatgaaaaagaaaatatgatgcACTTCAGTGATCCTAACACAGCTGTCACCTTTAATGTTATCTGCCCGTCAGTCGGAGTTTCATGg AGTGTATGtagtgaaaatgaaaaagttcTTCATCAACTGCAAGATGTTATGGAATATCTGGAGGCAAGAAAGGATTTGACTATGAGGAATGTTCTCCAGCTGATCAATGACTGCTTGGAAAAA GCCACTTCCAAAAAGATCTTCAACAAAGTTTCTGCAGAGGTCAAAACTGAATCAGGAGAAGGTGAAAGTGCAGGAGCAGGGAAAAACTGGTCagaggatgatgaagatgatgagaaCATCGACATGGACTATTATGGTGATGATCCTGATGCTGCTGCAGAATCAGATTCCAGTACCAAGGAGCAAGAAGAAGA AGATGATACCACCACACTCTTCAGCTGCTCAAAGGCTAGTCAAATGGCTGTGCAGCGCTTGACAAGAG aCCTTCGAAATATTCTTCAGCAAGGTGACAGGTATGGTTTTACAGCTGGACCAAAGGGAAACAATCTATTTAAATGG CATGTTGAACTGCATGGCATCCCAGAAGACACTAAGCTTGGGAGAGATCTCACAGTCTATGCTGCAAGATATAAGACTAAT CCTGCAATTGTTCTGGAAATGCAGTTTCCTGAGGACTATCCATACAGCCCGCCATTCCTAAGAGTGATTACTCCTCGCTTTAGGTTTCTGACAG GTCACATTACTGTAGGTGGAAGCATCTGCATGGAAATGCTAACCAAGTCAGGATGGAGGCCTACTAATGATATTGAG AGCATCTTGGTCCAGGTGCGATGTGAAATACTTAGTGATCCAAATGCAAGCCTGGATATGACCCAAGCAAACAGACCATACACAGAGAGGGATGCGCGAGAAGCTTTTGATCGTATGGTGGTGCGGTATGGATGGAACAAATAG
- the LOC112553328 gene encoding casein kinase II subunit alpha isoform X1 — MPLPSRARVYADINTHKPREYWDYESHVVEWGNQDDYQIVRKLGRGKYSEVFEAINITNNEKCVIKILKPVKKKKIKREIKILENLRGGTNVITLLAIVKDPVSRTPALIFEHVNNTDFKQLYQTFTDYDIRFYLYELMKALDYCHSMGIMHRDVKPHNVMIDHENKKLRLIDWGLAEFYHPGMEYNVRVASRYFKGPELLLDYQMYDYSLDMWSLGCMFASMIFRKEPFFHGHDNYDQLVRIAKVLGTDDLYGYIEKYQIDLDPRFNDILGRHSRKRWERFVHSENQHLVSPEALDFLDKLLRYDHNERLTAREAMEHPYFYPIVKEQGRMSTMSGHTSPTPVTNTGQIGGSAVSNAVGVSGSPILAANLSPLPNNAAAAQT; from the exons ATGCCTCTACCAAGTCGAGCTCGTGTGTATGCAgatatcaacacacacaagcCCCGGGAATATTGGGACTACGAGTCTCATGTTGTAGAGTGGGG aAATCAAGATGATTACCAGATTGTCAGAAAGCTTGGAAGAGGTAAATACAGTGAAGTCTTCGAAGCTATCAACAtcacaaacaatgaaaaatgtgTTATAAAGATTTTAAAG CCtgtcaaaaagaagaaaatcaaacgTGAAATCAAGATCTTGGAAAATCTCAGAGGTGGCACTAATGTCATCACACTTCTTGCAATTGTGAAGGACCCTGTG tcgCGAACGCCTGCTCTTATTTTTGAgcatgtcaacaacacagattTCAAG CAACTCTACCAGACCTTTACAGACTATGATATAAGATTTTATCTATATGAGCTGATGAAG gcactTGACTACTGCCACAGCATGGGTATCATGCACCGCGATGTCAAGCCTCACAATGTTATGATagatcatgaaaacaaaaag CTACGGTTGATTGACTGGGGACTGGCAGAGTTTTACCATCCAGGCATGGAATACAATGTAAGGGTGGCATCTCGTTATTTTAAAGGACCAGAACTTCTTTTGGATTACCAG ATGTATGACTATTCCCTAGACATGTGGAGTCTAGGATGCATGTTTGCCAGTATGATCTTCAGAAAAGAGCCCTTTTTTCATGGGCATGACAACTACGATCAG CTGGTACGGATAGCTAAAGTTTTAGGAACAGATGACCTTTATGGTTACATTGAGAAGTACCAGATAGATTTAGACCCACGGTTTAACGACATACTTGGAAG GCATTCACGGAAACGATGGGAAAGGTTTGTGCACAGTGAAAACCAGCATCTTGTCAGTCCTGAAGCCCTGGATTTCTTAGACAAGCTTTTGCGCTATGACCACAATGAGCGTCTTACTGCTCGTGAAGCCATGGAACACCCATACTTTT ACCCAATTGTGAAGGAGCAGGGACGCATGTCCACTATGTCTGGACACACTTCTCCcacacctgtcaccaatactggACAGATTGGAG GTTCTGCCGTGAGCAATGCGGTGGGTGTGTCAGGCTCGCCTATATTGGCAGCCAACCTGTCACCTCTGCCGAACAATGCAGCTGCGGCTCAGACCTAA
- the LOC112553485 gene encoding uncharacterized protein LOC112553485, with protein MLVATISTEMCSTMTEEENLVKQINFLTDLINKGKLKNENRAAHAKQEVSSINRFNPYHAKDFSWKRTDKMHNEQPPLTKIKTSWYKDSTKLSCMRPLTTHDLSRSVILKEGHSQKVPVRSAESVVRCCGNENTISASHDQGQRQFSYSTECNSDVSKEQVIQARKQMKRNIDSLKIKIEELRAAKKAKKENKASIESNKQESQEKSLDHSGKVDISTAKGQVTLKDTETNSTKHEMFAVADPIPVYTGHEFSKSVDCMKTRTDISHSQKNLSSQESSSLEAYSNLQERGLVCDKMQDRDYKQQSMCNATKDARITEKKAKIRQPTLIKKSAVEKLREELKATEEKLQYMRKKMDFMLNEPPLKVSAALVMCSNAGKSSFLKAASDSAKTIDGINIDGLGTRVIEKTSSDVSPVPESSKPFSGRTPKAASGSQDTNNTHVIGFSLSTKHCLKQSFKSPHVQKNSVSVNKELDTSPCIIASNTHSSNNSQFRYVKIPKRDRGKLPSKVPHPKSSQPAQCLLKRHFLKKVNTDVLQNQAGKTNVSMHTDNSPICVRTQFKLVKNPSSSGIFSAHASQPFRKLTHHYTSNKQVRLESATQHPSSLYFRSKAQSSFGYGRSFYQKKWDILKRRGSYRSGLLRHFSTTFCVPQYGYRTRPAAFMRSKTDKLQGYRYQWKRRSQETCSRSYRSINYMKLQQQQMRNRINLMMKNSSRGRINCSPSKLQTGRGRHERLLLINGILYKSSTTHLMKASTPVSSKRRFTHTASNKSVVVKSMNKTKMQSVTVRGVRFSVDLSGKRLRRDLSSTYQEKSASVSRVDIGGTTYVETRQGILERMYDHQTRTVVNRVKQRCIALATAKFRKNNTKDQIKLCLFFCRFGKCGRGDKCPYVHDPDKIAVCTRFLRGTCKIEKCPYSHKVAKEKMPVCAFFLRGVCTREDCPYLHVKVNQGAELCEDFITGFCSLAEKCPKLHSLSCPAFAKTGKCEAGKKCHLVHRRAKAARQKDTSTDRNLNRPAMKQPSRSAAKEQTVEEGQNEVSQCKIMQFPGFISLADYSPKELLTQTSSHGTRRCSECPQTSSSCGLHIKPRL; from the exons ATGCTGGTAGCGACGATTTCAACGGAAATGTGTTCGACaatgacagaagaagaaaatctggTAAAGcagattaattttttaacag ATCTCATCAACAAAGGCAAACTTAAGAATGAGAATAGAGCTGCCCATGCAAAACAAGAAGTGTCTTCCATTAACAGATTCAACCCATATCACGCAAAAGATTTTTCCTGGAAACGGACAGACAAAATGCACAATGAACAGCCACCTTTGACGAAAATCAAGACCAGTTGGTATAAAGATAGCACAAAACTTTCTTGTATGAGACCCTTAACTACACATGATTTGTCAAGATCAGTAATTCTCAAGGAAGGCCACTCACAAAAGGTGCCGGTAAGGAGTGCAGAAAGCGTAGTTCGGTGCTGTGGAAATGAAAATACCATCAGTGCAAGTCATGATCAAGGGCAAAGACAGTTTTCCTACAGCACTGAATGTAATTCTGATGTCAGTAAAGAACAAGTTATACAGGcaagaaaacagatgaagagaaatattgacagtcttaaaataaaaatagaagagCTGAGGGCTgcaaaaaaggcaaaaaaagaaaataaggcaAGCATTGAGAGTAATAAACAGGAGTCACAAGAGAAAAGCTTGGATCACAGTGGAAAGGTAGACATTTCTACTGCCAAAGGTCAGGTCACTTTGAAAGATACTGAAACCAACAGCACTAAGCATGAAATGTTTGCTGTGGCAGATCCCATACCAGTATACACTGGACATGAGTTTAGCAAAAGTGTAGACTGTATGAAAACAAGGACTGACATTAGtcattcacaaaaaaatctttcctcACAGGAAAGTTCAAGCTTAGAAGCATATTCTAACCTACAGGAGAGAGGTTTGGTTTGTGATAAAATGCAAGATAGGGATTATAAACAGCAGAGTATGTGTAATGCTACAAAGGATGCAAGAATTacagagaaaaaagcaaaaataaggCAGCCTACTTTAATAAAAAAGTCAGCAGTTGAAAAACTTAGAGAAGAGCTGAAAGCAACAGAAGAGAAACTGCAGTacatgaggaaaaaaatggacTTTATGTTAAACGAGCCACCTCTCAAAGTAAGTGCAGCTCTTGTCATGTGCAGCAATGCAGGCAAAAGCTCTTTCCTTAAGGCAGCTTCAGATTCAGCAAAAACTATTGATGGGATAAACATAGATGGATTAGGTACTCGGGTGATAGAAAAAACTTCCAGTGATGTATCACCAGTTCCAGAGTCCAGCAAGCCATTTTCAGGTAGGACACCAAAAGCAGCATCAGGATCACAGGATACAAATAACACGCATGTTATTGGCTTTTCTTTGTCCACAAAACATTGCTTGAAACAATCATTTAAATCACCACATGTTCAGAAGAATAGTGTGAGTGTCAACAAGGAATTAGATACAAGTCCGTGTATTATTGCCTCAAACACCCATAGCAGTAACAATTCTCAGTTCAGATATGTGAAAATTCCCAAGCGAGACAGAGGCAAGTTGCCATCAAAGGTGCCTCATCCAAAAAGCAGTCAGCCTGCACAATGTCttttgaaaagacattttttgaaaaaagtgaacaCAGATGTGTTGCAAAATcaagcaggaaaaacaaatgtaagcaTGCATACTGATAATTCACCTATTTGTGTGAGGACCCAGTTTAAACTTGTAAAAAATCCATCTTCATCTGGGATCTTTTCAGCACATGCATCCCAGCCATTCAGAAAGTTAACCCATCATTACACAAGCAATAAACAAGTCAGACTAGAAAGCGCAACTCAGCACCCAAGTTCACTGTATTTTCGGTCTAAAGCACAATCTTCATTTGGGTATGGTCGTAGTTTTTATCAGAAAAAGTGGGATATTCTGAAAAGAAGAGGAAGTTATAGATCTGGACTGCTGAGGCACTTCTCCACAACCTTTTGTGTTCCACAATATGGGTACAGAACTCGGCCAGCTGCATTTATGCGATCCAAGACAGACAAACTACAAG GGTATAGATACCAGTGGAAGCGCCGGTCACAGGAAACATGTTCTAGAAGCTATAGAAGTATTAACTACATGAAGCTACAGCAACAGCAGATGAGAAACCGCATCAACCTGATGATGAAAAATAGTTCAAG GGGAAGAATTAATTGTAGCCCCTCTAAGCTGCAAACAGGGCGTGGGAGACATGAACGATTGTTGCTGATTAATGGCATCTTGTACAAGTCAAGCACCACTCATCTCATGAAAGCTTCAACCCCTGTATCTTCCAAAAGACGTTTCACTCATACAGCTTCTAACAAGTCAGTTGTTGTCAAGA gcatgaacaaaacaaaaatgcaatcaGTTACTGTTCGAGGTGTACGGTTCAGTGTGGACCTCAGTGGGAAAAGGTTAAGGAGAGACTTAAGTAGCACTTATCAAG AAAAGTCTGCATCTGTGTCACGTGTTGACATTGGTGGAACCACTTATGTAGAGACTAGGCAGGGGATTTTGGAAAGAATGTATGATCATCAGACCCGCACTGTTGTCAA CCGTGTAAAGCAGCGATGTATTGCCTTGGCAACTGCCAAATTCAGGAAGAACAACACAAAAGACCAAATAAAGCTCTGCTTATTCTTTTGTCGCTTTGGAAAGTGCGGCCGTGGAGACAAGTGCCCTTATGTTCATGACCCTGATAAGATTGCTGTGTGCACAAG ATTCCTTCGAGGAACATGCAAAATAGAGAAATGCCCTTACTCCCATAAAGTGGCAAAGGAAAAGATGCCAGTCTGTGCCTTTTTCTTACGAGGAGTGTGTACACGTGAGGATTGTCCTTATTTACATGTTAAGGTCAACCAGGGAGCAGAATTGTGTGAAGACTTTATTACTGGATTTTGTTCTCTTGCCGAGAAG TGCCCCAAGCTTCATTCACTGAGCTGCCCAGCATTTGCCAAGACTGGCAAGTGTGAAGCAGGGAAAAAGTGTCACCTGGTCCATAGGAGAGCAAAAGCAGCCAGACAAAAGGATACATCAACAGACCGCAATTTAAACAG ACCAGCTATGAAACAGCCTTCAAGATCAGCAGCCAAAGAACAAACAGTTGAGGAAGGGCAGAATGAAGTTTCCCAGTGCAAGATAATGCAGTTTCCTGGATTTATTTCCCTAGCAGACTACAGCCCAAAGGAATTATTGACACAAACTTCATCACATGGTACAAGAAGATGTTCTGAATGCCCACAGACaa GTTCGAGTTGTGGACTTCATATCAAACCTCGACTATGA
- the LOC112553486 gene encoding ubiquitin-conjugating enzyme E2 Q1-like isoform X1 → MLLVVIMDFMSRKNEAEQWLCETRSKFLLTSVDEKENMMHFSDPNTAVTFNVICPSVGVSWSVCSENEKVLHQLQDVMEYLEARKDLTMRNVLQLINDCLEKATSKKIFNKVSAEVKTESGEGESAGAGKNWSEDDEDDENIDMDYYGDDPDAAAESDSSTKEQEEEDDTTTLFSCSKASQMAVQRLTRDLRNILQQGDRYGFTAGPKGNNLFKWHVELHGIPEDTKLGRDLTVYAARYKTNPAIVLEMQFPEDYPYSPPFLRVITPRFRFLTGGSICMEMLTKSGWRPTNDIESILVQVRCEILSDPNASLDMTQANRPYTERDAREAFDRMVVRYGWNK, encoded by the exons ATGCTTTTAGTCGTCATCATGGACTTCATGTCAAGAAAAAACGAAGCTGAACAGTGGCTGTGCGAAACTAGAAGCAAATTTTTGCTTACAAGTgtggatgaaaaagaaaatatgatgcACTTCAGTGATCCTAACACAGCTGTCACCTTTAATGTTATCTGCCCGTCAGTCGGAGTTTCATGg AGTGTATGtagtgaaaatgaaaaagttcTTCATCAACTGCAAGATGTTATGGAATATCTGGAGGCAAGAAAGGATTTGACTATGAGGAATGTTCTCCAGCTGATCAATGACTGCTTGGAAAAA GCCACTTCCAAAAAGATCTTCAACAAAGTTTCTGCAGAGGTCAAAACTGAATCAGGAGAAGGTGAAAGTGCAGGAGCAGGGAAAAACTGGTCagaggatgatgaagatgatgagaaCATCGACATGGACTATTATGGTGATGATCCTGATGCTGCTGCAGAATCAGATTCCAGTACCAAGGAGCAAGAAGAAGA AGATGATACCACCACACTCTTCAGCTGCTCAAAGGCTAGTCAAATGGCTGTGCAGCGCTTGACAAGAG aCCTTCGAAATATTCTTCAGCAAGGTGACAGGTATGGTTTTACAGCTGGACCAAAGGGAAACAATCTATTTAAATGG CATGTTGAACTGCATGGCATCCCAGAAGACACTAAGCTTGGGAGAGATCTCACAGTCTATGCTGCAAGATATAAGACTAAT CCTGCAATTGTTCTGGAAATGCAGTTTCCTGAGGACTATCCATACAGCCCGCCATTCCTAAGAGTGATTACTCCTCGCTTTAGGTTTCTGACAG GTGGAAGCATCTGCATGGAAATGCTAACCAAGTCAGGATGGAGGCCTACTAATGATATTGAG AGCATCTTGGTCCAGGTGCGATGTGAAATACTTAGTGATCCAAATGCAAGCCTGGATATGACCCAAGCAAACAGACCATACACAGAGAGGGATGCGCGAGAAGCTTTTGATCGTATGGTGGTGCGGTATGGATGGAACAAATAG
- the LOC112553486 gene encoding ubiquitin-conjugating enzyme E2 C-like isoform X4 yields MEYLEARKDLTMRNVLQLINDCLEKATSKKIFNKVSAEVKTESGEGESAGAGKNWSEDDEDDENIDMDYYGDDPDAAAESDSSTKEQEEEDDTTTLFSCSKASQMAVQRLTRDLRNILQQGDRYGFTAGPKGNNLFKWHVELHGIPEDTKLGRDLTVYAARYKTNPAIVLEMQFPEDYPYSPPFLRVITPRFRFLTGHITVGGSICMEMLTKSGWRPTNDIESILVQVRCEILSDPNASLDMTQANRPYTERDAREAFDRMVVRYGWNK; encoded by the exons ATGGAATATCTGGAGGCAAGAAAGGATTTGACTATGAGGAATGTTCTCCAGCTGATCAATGACTGCTTGGAAAAA GCCACTTCCAAAAAGATCTTCAACAAAGTTTCTGCAGAGGTCAAAACTGAATCAGGAGAAGGTGAAAGTGCAGGAGCAGGGAAAAACTGGTCagaggatgatgaagatgatgagaaCATCGACATGGACTATTATGGTGATGATCCTGATGCTGCTGCAGAATCAGATTCCAGTACCAAGGAGCAAGAAGAAGA AGATGATACCACCACACTCTTCAGCTGCTCAAAGGCTAGTCAAATGGCTGTGCAGCGCTTGACAAGAG aCCTTCGAAATATTCTTCAGCAAGGTGACAGGTATGGTTTTACAGCTGGACCAAAGGGAAACAATCTATTTAAATGG CATGTTGAACTGCATGGCATCCCAGAAGACACTAAGCTTGGGAGAGATCTCACAGTCTATGCTGCAAGATATAAGACTAAT CCTGCAATTGTTCTGGAAATGCAGTTTCCTGAGGACTATCCATACAGCCCGCCATTCCTAAGAGTGATTACTCCTCGCTTTAGGTTTCTGACAG GTCACATTACTGTAGGTGGAAGCATCTGCATGGAAATGCTAACCAAGTCAGGATGGAGGCCTACTAATGATATTGAG AGCATCTTGGTCCAGGTGCGATGTGAAATACTTAGTGATCCAAATGCAAGCCTGGATATGACCCAAGCAAACAGACCATACACAGAGAGGGATGCGCGAGAAGCTTTTGATCGTATGGTGGTGCGGTATGGATGGAACAAATAG
- the LOC112553328 gene encoding casein kinase II subunit alpha isoform X2: protein MPLPSRARVYADINTHKPREYWDYESHVVEWGNQDDYQIVRKLGRGKYSEVFEAINITNNEKCVIKILKPVKKKKIKREIKILENLRGGTNVITLLAIVKDPVSRTPALIFEHVNNTDFKQLYQTFTDYDIRFYLYELMKALDYCHSMGIMHRDVKPHNVMIDHENKKLRLIDWGLAEFYHPGMEYNVRVASRYFKGPELLLDYQMYDYSLDMWSLGCMFASMIFRKEPFFHGHDNYDQLVRIAKVLGTDDLYGYIEKYQIDLDPRFNDILGRHSRKRWERFVHSENQHLVSPEALDFLDKLLRYDHNERLTAREAMEHPYFYPIVKEQGRMSTMSGHTSPTPVTNTGQIGVLMQELLASSDALPVVCCVQVLP, encoded by the exons ATGCCTCTACCAAGTCGAGCTCGTGTGTATGCAgatatcaacacacacaagcCCCGGGAATATTGGGACTACGAGTCTCATGTTGTAGAGTGGGG aAATCAAGATGATTACCAGATTGTCAGAAAGCTTGGAAGAGGTAAATACAGTGAAGTCTTCGAAGCTATCAACAtcacaaacaatgaaaaatgtgTTATAAAGATTTTAAAG CCtgtcaaaaagaagaaaatcaaacgTGAAATCAAGATCTTGGAAAATCTCAGAGGTGGCACTAATGTCATCACACTTCTTGCAATTGTGAAGGACCCTGTG tcgCGAACGCCTGCTCTTATTTTTGAgcatgtcaacaacacagattTCAAG CAACTCTACCAGACCTTTACAGACTATGATATAAGATTTTATCTATATGAGCTGATGAAG gcactTGACTACTGCCACAGCATGGGTATCATGCACCGCGATGTCAAGCCTCACAATGTTATGATagatcatgaaaacaaaaag CTACGGTTGATTGACTGGGGACTGGCAGAGTTTTACCATCCAGGCATGGAATACAATGTAAGGGTGGCATCTCGTTATTTTAAAGGACCAGAACTTCTTTTGGATTACCAG ATGTATGACTATTCCCTAGACATGTGGAGTCTAGGATGCATGTTTGCCAGTATGATCTTCAGAAAAGAGCCCTTTTTTCATGGGCATGACAACTACGATCAG CTGGTACGGATAGCTAAAGTTTTAGGAACAGATGACCTTTATGGTTACATTGAGAAGTACCAGATAGATTTAGACCCACGGTTTAACGACATACTTGGAAG GCATTCACGGAAACGATGGGAAAGGTTTGTGCACAGTGAAAACCAGCATCTTGTCAGTCCTGAAGCCCTGGATTTCTTAGACAAGCTTTTGCGCTATGACCACAATGAGCGTCTTACTGCTCGTGAAGCCATGGAACACCCATACTTTT ACCCAATTGTGAAGGAGCAGGGACGCATGTCCACTATGTCTGGACACACTTCTCCcacacctgtcaccaatactggACAGATTGGAG TGCTAATGCAAGAGCTTTTGGCCTCATCTGACGCCTTGCCTGTGGTCTGCTGCGTGCAGGTTCTGCCGTGA